In Parasegetibacter sp. NRK P23, a single genomic region encodes these proteins:
- a CDS encoding alkaline phosphatase PhoX — protein MKKLLPALTLPLFLLSCDKNDKNGSDAEKPEFRNRSNAESFVTIDPAFSSTVSAYTLISTSDTIPGYPNFIYGGAPDGQGFLKNPDGTGYIMVTNHENTYAVSRVYLDKKLNPVKGEYIVNTDGGMFRLCSGSLATPEEHGFSKPTFLTTGESNVNAMTHAIDPIATANPSDQSRVKPALGKFSGENSVPLPKDAYPGKTVIILGEDAGNGQVYLYVSNTMGDLDNGKFYALRRTDLNQVETAMTKGNTYDVEFVEVPNAKNLTGAEIENLNSSLKSIQFARVEDLDYQKGGGAKGREVYFVATGVSGQPEKTYWGRVYHLTMNASDPLKGKLSIIEDGDLNPGKDIINPDNLCVTENYVYIQEDGDSFFPGASHNSLIWQHTISSGTKKVFLDLKNKTLGNTKYNPNNDQRYATWEHGAMIDISKNIDVPNTFLINIHAHTWVDGDKFLNPSKATSVQPYKAGGQTLILTGVPR, from the coding sequence ATGAAAAAGTTATTGCCAGCGCTCACTCTTCCCTTGTTCTTGCTCAGTTGTGACAAGAACGACAAAAATGGTTCTGACGCAGAAAAACCAGAATTCAGAAACAGGTCCAATGCGGAATCATTTGTGACCATCGATCCCGCTTTCTCTTCCACGGTTTCAGCTTACACCCTTATAAGTACCAGCGATACCATTCCAGGCTACCCCAACTTTATATATGGCGGCGCACCCGACGGACAAGGATTTCTTAAAAATCCTGACGGAACCGGGTACATCATGGTGACCAACCACGAAAATACTTATGCGGTATCCCGTGTATACCTCGATAAAAAACTTAATCCGGTTAAAGGAGAATATATCGTGAATACGGACGGTGGTATGTTCAGACTTTGCTCCGGCTCCCTCGCCACACCGGAAGAACATGGTTTCTCCAAGCCTACATTTCTCACTACCGGCGAAAGTAATGTGAACGCGATGACCCATGCCATCGATCCTATCGCCACGGCAAATCCTTCCGACCAAAGCCGGGTTAAACCAGCCCTCGGGAAATTCAGCGGGGAAAATTCCGTTCCACTTCCAAAAGATGCGTATCCAGGTAAAACAGTGATCATCCTCGGGGAAGATGCGGGTAACGGACAAGTATACCTGTATGTGTCCAATACCATGGGCGACCTGGATAACGGTAAATTCTACGCGCTGCGCAGAACCGACCTGAACCAGGTTGAAACCGCCATGACCAAAGGAAACACCTACGATGTCGAGTTCGTGGAAGTGCCCAATGCAAAGAACCTTACCGGCGCAGAAATCGAAAACCTGAACAGCAGCCTTAAGTCTATTCAGTTTGCCCGCGTAGAAGACCTTGATTACCAAAAAGGTGGCGGCGCGAAAGGACGTGAGGTATATTTTGTGGCCACTGGTGTAAGCGGTCAACCTGAAAAAACATATTGGGGAAGGGTATATCACCTGACCATGAATGCTTCCGATCCCCTCAAGGGTAAACTTTCCATCATCGAAGACGGCGACCTGAATCCGGGAAAAGACATCATCAACCCCGATAACCTCTGCGTTACCGAAAACTATGTGTACATCCAGGAAGACGGCGACTCTTTCTTCCCCGGCGCCTCGCACAACTCACTGATCTGGCAGCACACCATTTCCTCCGGTACCAAAAAAGTATTTCTTGACCTGAAAAATAAAACGTTGGGTAATACCAAGTACAACCCAAATAACGATCAACGTTACGCTACCTGGGAACATGGCGCAATGATCGATATCTCAAAAAACATCGACGTGCCCAACACGTTCCTCATCAACATCCACGCACATACCTGGGTAGATGGAGACAAATTCCTGAACCCCAGTAAAGCCACTTCCGTTCAGCCCTATAAAGCAGGCGGACAAACCCTGATCCTGACCGGTGTACCCCGTTAA
- a CDS encoding slipin family protein, with translation MKQVKVNAYEVGLVFRKGALENILTAGTYWFWRNEKVEVYDTTKPFHAPIELNILLENSTLASMLIVTEVKDNEIILLYRNGILHEVLSSGRYAFWKGPVKYDFVKADTGKAEITEPIDRAILSNKMVAPYVRSVSVENYERAVLFIDGKYVRMLESGAHYWWKNNIAIYVGKVDTRQQQLEINGQEMLTRDKATLRINAWAQYKVTDIEKALLQNKEYDRQLYICFQLALREYVAGFGFDELLDKKDVIVPFILEKVKERSEKLGVEVSGFGIRDIILPGDVKEIMNQVLVAEKKAQANTIMRREETASTRSLLNTAKLMEENAMLWKLKEMEYVEKIADKITSLSVSGNGKLLEQLKGIFVPK, from the coding sequence ATGAAACAGGTAAAAGTGAACGCCTACGAAGTTGGACTGGTGTTCAGAAAAGGGGCTTTGGAAAACATTCTTACAGCCGGAACATATTGGTTCTGGCGCAACGAAAAGGTGGAAGTGTATGATACCACCAAACCCTTTCACGCCCCCATAGAATTGAACATTCTACTGGAAAACAGCACGCTTGCGTCTATGCTGATTGTGACAGAAGTAAAGGACAACGAAATCATACTCCTGTACAGGAACGGCATCCTGCACGAAGTGCTTTCCTCCGGAAGGTATGCTTTCTGGAAAGGTCCCGTAAAATATGATTTCGTTAAAGCTGATACGGGCAAAGCTGAAATTACGGAACCCATTGACCGGGCAATCTTATCCAATAAGATGGTGGCGCCTTATGTTCGCAGCGTAAGCGTGGAGAACTATGAAAGGGCCGTCCTTTTCATCGATGGTAAATATGTCCGTATGCTGGAAAGCGGCGCGCACTACTGGTGGAAAAACAACATCGCCATTTACGTGGGCAAAGTAGATACGCGCCAGCAACAACTGGAGATCAACGGGCAGGAAATGCTTACCCGCGATAAAGCAACACTCAGGATCAACGCCTGGGCGCAGTACAAAGTCACGGATATTGAAAAAGCCCTGTTGCAGAACAAGGAATACGATCGTCAGTTGTACATCTGTTTCCAGTTGGCCCTTCGGGAATATGTTGCCGGATTCGGTTTCGATGAGTTGCTCGATAAAAAAGACGTCATCGTGCCCTTCATCCTGGAGAAAGTAAAAGAACGTTCCGAAAAATTGGGTGTTGAAGTATCCGGCTTCGGTATCCGCGACATCATTTTGCCCGGCGACGTGAAAGAGATCATGAACCAGGTGCTGGTAGCCGAAAAAAAAGCGCAGGCCAACACCATCATGCGCAGAGAGGAAACCGCCAGCACACGTAGCCTGCTGAACACCGCAAAGTTGATGGAAGAAAACGCGATGTTGTGGAAACTGAAAGAAATGGAATATGTGGAGAAGATCGCGGATAAGATCACCAGCCTTAGTGTGAGCGGCAACGGAAAATTGCTGGAACAACTGAAGGGGATTTTCGTGCCTAAATGA
- a CDS encoding ribonuclease H-like YkuK family protein, producing MEQQWRKLNGKPIGQPIEDEIRERIVQEKAAGHELKVCIGTDSQVKGNTTEFATVIVFIRKGKGGFMYIRSETSRRKMSVKERMLVEVSKSIDAAFHLCRIFTLYNIDLEVHADINTNPAFKSNEALKEGMGYIMGMGFAFQAKPFAFASSSCANKVVQ from the coding sequence ATGGAACAGCAATGGAGGAAATTAAACGGAAAGCCCATCGGCCAGCCGATTGAGGACGAGATCAGGGAAAGGATCGTTCAGGAAAAAGCCGCGGGCCACGAACTGAAAGTATGCATCGGGACCGATAGCCAGGTGAAAGGCAACACAACGGAGTTCGCTACCGTGATCGTTTTTATCCGGAAAGGAAAAGGCGGCTTCATGTACATCCGCTCCGAAACCAGTCGCAGGAAAATGAGCGTGAAAGAAAGGATGCTCGTGGAAGTATCAAAGAGTATTGACGCGGCTTTCCACCTGTGCAGGATTTTTACCCTGTACAATATTGACCTTGAAGTGCACGCCGATATCAATACGAATCCGGCATTCAAAAGCAATGAGGCGCTGAAAGAAGGCATGGGGTACATCATGGGCATGGGTTTCGCTTTCCAGGCCAAGCCTTTCGCTTTCGCCAGCAGCTCCTGCGCCAACAAAGTTGTGCAATAA
- a CDS encoding GlxA family transcriptional regulator yields the protein MQHITILVPEGEGNNLSSIVGAYKILTRANEFRKQNGGSALFSIQLAGNKKKIAFHEGVFTVQPHIGIRSIQKTDLVIVPSVNHQYEEAIKRNRPMISWIEKQYQSGAAIASICTGAFLLAASGLLNGKRCSTHWAAANNFRRMFPEVNLQPDQLITDEKGIYTNGGAFSFLNLMIYLVEKYFDRATAIYCAKVFQIEMDRNNQSAFAIFTGQKQHGDELVQRAQTFIEHHVQEKISMEELALKLAIGRRNFDRRFIKATGNTPLEYAQRVKVEAAKKSLESCRKNISEIMYEVGYSDVKAFREVFRGITGMSPLEYRSRYNNAMAR from the coding sequence ATGCAACATATTACCATACTGGTTCCCGAAGGAGAAGGCAATAACCTGAGCAGCATTGTTGGCGCTTATAAAATTCTCACCAGGGCGAACGAGTTTCGGAAACAAAACGGAGGATCGGCACTGTTCAGCATACAACTCGCGGGCAATAAGAAAAAGATTGCTTTCCACGAAGGTGTTTTTACCGTACAACCGCATATTGGTATAAGGTCCATTCAAAAAACCGACCTGGTCATCGTTCCATCGGTGAACCACCAGTATGAAGAGGCCATAAAAAGAAACCGCCCCATGATCAGCTGGATTGAAAAGCAATACCAGTCCGGTGCCGCCATCGCTTCCATTTGTACCGGCGCCTTCCTGCTGGCTGCCAGCGGATTGCTCAATGGAAAACGCTGCTCCACACATTGGGCGGCCGCAAACAACTTCAGGCGCATGTTTCCAGAAGTGAATCTTCAGCCCGATCAGCTCATTACTGATGAAAAAGGCATTTACACTAACGGTGGCGCGTTCTCCTTCCTGAACCTGATGATCTATCTCGTGGAGAAATATTTCGATCGCGCAACCGCTATTTATTGCGCCAAAGTTTTTCAGATCGAAATGGACAGGAACAATCAATCCGCATTCGCCATCTTCACCGGGCAGAAACAGCATGGCGATGAATTGGTGCAGCGGGCGCAAACATTTATTGAACACCATGTACAGGAAAAAATATCCATGGAGGAACTAGCGCTGAAACTCGCTATCGGCCGGAGAAATTTTGACAGAAGATTTATAAAAGCTACCGGAAATACGCCGCTTGAATATGCCCAACGGGTAAAAGTGGAAGCCGCCAAAAAATCCCTGGAAAGCTGCCGGAAAAACATCAGCGAAATTATGTACGAAGTGGGGTACTCAGATGTGAAAGCTTTCCGAGAAGTATTCCGTGGCATAACGGGCATGTCGCCACTCGAATACCGGAGTCGTTATAACAATGCAATGGCCCGTTAA
- a CDS encoding SRPBCC domain-containing protein has protein sequence MSDKHFTFTLETVQSPEKVFTAITQVRDWWTGFFGEELTGATEKLNDTFSFRAGDGAHYSEHKLVEVVPGEKIVWLTTKSDFNFIQQKDEWTGTKVIFEIKKEGDKTKLVFTHEGLTPDVECYNACSPAWTQYLQQKLLPLINADK, from the coding sequence ATGTCAGACAAACATTTCACTTTCACGCTGGAAACCGTACAGTCTCCGGAAAAAGTTTTTACAGCGATAACACAGGTTCGCGATTGGTGGACGGGATTTTTCGGGGAAGAACTCACAGGAGCAACCGAAAAACTGAACGATACATTCAGCTTCCGTGCCGGAGATGGCGCGCATTACAGCGAACACAAACTGGTTGAAGTAGTGCCCGGGGAAAAAATAGTATGGCTCACTACAAAAAGTGATTTCAATTTCATTCAGCAAAAAGATGAATGGACCGGAACAAAAGTGATTTTTGAGATCAAAAAAGAAGGGGATAAAACCAAACTTGTTTTTACCCACGAGGGCCTTACGCCTGATGTGGAATGTTACAATGCATGTTCACCCGCATGGACGCAGTATTTGCAACAGAAACTTCTTCCTTTGATTAATGCTGATAAGTGA
- a CDS encoding MFS transporter, whose protein sequence is MENAPVLASEPVKATRKEWLGLIVIALPCMLYSMDLTVLNLAVPQLSADLQPTGNQLLWIMDIYGFLVAGFLITMGNLGDRIGRRKLLLIGAAFFGLASLFAAFAQSANILIFARAILGIAGATIAPSTLSLIRNMFPDPEERTKAIGIWAMGYAAGGAVGPIVGGVMLQYFWWGSVFLIGIPVMLLLLIAGPYLLPEFKDPAARRLDIASAFLSLIAVLLIIFGLKQIATNGFNWRWLTSIAAGLITGVIFFRRQKQLNDPLIDISLFRIPAFSASLTIYGMGCFVMFGSFFFIYQYMQLGLGLSPLAAGLWALPSFTGFILGATHGPKLLRIFSPGKLMALGLCLAIAGFLVIAQLTAQSSVWMVVAAMFLTSVGFAPVVTLATDLVVGSAPPERAGSASAISETSAEFGGATGMAIFGSLGTAIYVRLMSRESIPAQASEKSLETFGGAVNEAAALPAEQGKALIIAAQNAFGTGMQVSAWVSVLFLLVLVVVALKKVGGQKTGNNAVES, encoded by the coding sequence ATGGAAAATGCACCCGTGCTGGCTTCCGAACCCGTAAAGGCCACCCGCAAGGAATGGCTCGGTCTCATCGTGATTGCCCTGCCGTGTATGCTCTATTCGATGGACCTCACGGTACTTAACCTGGCCGTTCCTCAACTGAGCGCCGACCTGCAGCCCACCGGCAACCAACTGCTCTGGATCATGGACATCTATGGGTTCCTGGTAGCGGGTTTCCTCATCACCATGGGCAACCTCGGCGACAGAATCGGCAGGCGAAAACTGCTGTTGATCGGGGCTGCCTTTTTCGGATTGGCCTCATTGTTCGCAGCCTTCGCCCAATCCGCGAATATACTCATCTTCGCAAGGGCCATTCTCGGTATTGCAGGCGCAACCATCGCGCCCTCTACTTTATCGCTGATCAGAAACATGTTTCCGGATCCTGAAGAGCGCACGAAAGCCATAGGAATATGGGCCATGGGTTATGCCGCCGGTGGCGCGGTAGGCCCTATCGTGGGTGGCGTTATGCTACAATACTTCTGGTGGGGATCGGTTTTCCTGATCGGTATTCCCGTGATGTTGCTGTTGCTGATCGCCGGCCCCTATCTTCTGCCAGAATTTAAGGACCCTGCGGCGCGGCGCCTTGATATTGCGAGCGCCTTTCTTTCGCTCATTGCAGTACTGCTGATTATTTTCGGGCTTAAACAAATCGCAACCAATGGGTTCAATTGGCGCTGGCTCACCTCCATCGCGGCTGGTTTAATCACAGGAGTCATCTTCTTCCGGCGACAAAAACAACTCAACGATCCATTGATAGACATTAGCCTATTTCGCATACCCGCATTCAGCGCCTCCCTGACCATTTATGGAATGGGTTGCTTTGTGATGTTTGGTTCTTTCTTTTTTATCTACCAGTACATGCAGCTTGGGCTGGGCTTATCGCCACTTGCAGCAGGACTCTGGGCACTTCCCTCCTTCACCGGGTTTATCCTGGGTGCCACGCATGGGCCGAAACTACTGAGAATATTCTCCCCTGGTAAATTGATGGCGCTGGGTCTATGCCTCGCTATTGCCGGTTTTTTAGTCATTGCGCAACTCACCGCTCAGAGTAGTGTGTGGATGGTGGTTGCCGCCATGTTCCTCACTTCGGTAGGGTTTGCACCGGTTGTTACCCTGGCCACCGATCTGGTAGTGGGTTCTGCTCCGCCTGAAAGGGCCGGTTCCGCGAGCGCGATTTCTGAAACAAGCGCTGAGTTTGGCGGTGCAACAGGGATGGCCATTTTCGGAAGTCTTGGTACAGCCATTTATGTGCGACTGATGAGCCGGGAATCCATTCCAGCGCAGGCTTCAGAAAAGTCCCTGGAAACATTTGGGGGCGCGGTAAACGAAGCAGCGGCATTACCGGCGGAGCAGGGTAAGGCGCTTATTATCGCGGCACAGAACGCCTTCGGCACCGGAATGCAGGTGAGCGCCTGGGTGAGTGTGTTGTTCCTGCTGGTGTTAGTTGTGGTGGCACTGAAAAAAGTGGGTGGCCAGAAGACCGGGAACAATGCTGTTGAAAGTTGA
- a CDS encoding peptidylprolyl isomerase produces MRYRFVMAFLLLSTAIFAQETVTEKFKKITTLQQAQQFIKDNPELKPAILELSADKDTTLIDKRLLRQKQGDVFSVGYVTYKVLEAVGSVAYRASYVFLDGGSLTPSEIEKLKKEIVQKANEGVSFAELSDKYTMDGNTTRGDTDWFFGEYSFPKEFQDAVAEHKTGEVFFVDVSDKQWHYIIKKTHDDRVKKNITVLRANGR; encoded by the coding sequence ATGAGATACCGTTTTGTAATGGCCTTCCTTCTCCTGTCCACCGCCATCTTCGCGCAGGAAACCGTTACCGAGAAGTTCAAAAAGATCACCACGCTCCAGCAGGCGCAGCAGTTTATCAAAGATAATCCTGAACTGAAGCCCGCTATTCTGGAACTTTCCGCAGATAAGGACACTACGCTTATCGATAAACGTTTGCTCCGCCAGAAGCAGGGCGATGTTTTCTCCGTGGGCTACGTTACCTATAAAGTGCTGGAAGCCGTTGGCTCCGTGGCTTATCGCGCCAGCTACGTGTTCCTCGATGGCGGATCACTCACCCCTTCGGAAATTGAGAAACTGAAAAAAGAAATCGTGCAGAAAGCCAATGAAGGCGTTTCTTTCGCTGAATTATCCGACAAATACACGATGGACGGCAACACCACCCGCGGTGATACCGACTGGTTCTTTGGTGAATACAGCTTCCCCAAAGAATTCCAGGACGCAGTGGCAGAACATAAAACCGGAGAAGTATTTTTCGTGGATGTATCCGACAAACAATGGCACTACATCATCAAAAAAACCCACGATGACAGGGTGAAGAAAAACATTACGGTGTTGAGAGCGAACGGGAGATAA
- a CDS encoding DUF1080 domain-containing protein — protein sequence MQSIVRYLTLSLSALLVLFSCKPPVQNKQAGWQDLLNGKDLKDWMVKIHHHETGDNYGNTFRITEDSVLEVRYDQYESFNERYGHLYYKKPLSSFHLKFEYKFTGDWRKDAPSYTILNSGIMFHSQDPRTMPKEQDWPISVEMQLLAGLPDGKPRPTGNMCSPGTHVVYNGKLDSTHCINSSSKTYPPEQWVKAELIVYGDSLVQHIIEGDTVLTYSKPQIGGSVVNRFDPTQKLNGKMLKEGYIAFQSEGQPIDFRRIQLKELK from the coding sequence ATGCAATCGATTGTTCGCTACCTGACCCTTTCGCTCAGCGCTCTACTGGTGCTGTTTTCCTGCAAGCCCCCCGTTCAAAACAAACAGGCCGGATGGCAGGACCTGCTCAACGGAAAAGACCTCAAAGACTGGATGGTAAAGATTCACCACCATGAAACCGGCGATAACTATGGCAACACCTTCCGCATTACCGAAGATTCTGTGCTCGAAGTAAGGTATGACCAGTACGAATCGTTCAACGAAAGGTATGGCCACCTTTATTACAAGAAACCGCTTTCCAGCTTCCACCTCAAATTCGAATACAAATTCACCGGCGACTGGCGGAAAGACGCACCCTCCTATACCATCCTGAACAGCGGCATCATGTTCCATTCCCAGGATCCCCGTACCATGCCCAAAGAACAGGACTGGCCAATATCCGTGGAAATGCAGTTGCTGGCCGGCTTACCCGATGGCAAACCCAGGCCCACCGGCAATATGTGTTCGCCCGGCACACACGTTGTTTATAACGGAAAGCTGGATTCCACCCACTGCATCAATTCTTCCTCCAAAACTTATCCCCCGGAGCAATGGGTGAAGGCTGAACTTATTGTGTACGGCGACTCCCTTGTGCAACACATCATAGAAGGCGACACAGTATTAACCTACAGTAAACCACAGATTGGTGGCAGCGTGGTGAACAGGTTCGACCCCACGCAGAAGCTGAACGGGAAAATGCTCAAAGAAGGGTATATCGCCTTCCAGAGTGAGGGACAGCCCATCGATTTCAGAAGAATACAACTGAAGGAACTGAAATAG